In Puntigrus tetrazona isolate hp1 chromosome 22, ASM1883169v1, whole genome shotgun sequence, one genomic interval encodes:
- the LOC122327438 gene encoding SLAM family member 5-like, translating to MRINISETASLCLFLLVMDGVFGSDGDAIKSVSVTEGDSVTLNTDVTEVQRDDQILWMLGSKDTRIAELYKHSVDMFSSNEMFGDRLEMNPLTGSLTFRNITTTDSGLYKRRIHSNSGKSEKIFNLTVYAHLPVPRITKCSSSKTCSVSRCSLLCSVVNVGHVTLSWYKGNSLLSSISVSDLSISLSLPLEVEYQENNTYSCVINNPIRNQTQHVDISEVCAVPDLSGKLFATLIPAVVLAMLAVVTYCLYRKYRRSRPKVNYFEPSAHAPETVQTDVGEVAYAETTFVPNVQNKKTNGTEETIYSTVNAH from the exons ATGAGGATTAATATTAGCGAAACAGCGTCCTTGTGTCTTTTCCTGCTGGTCATGGATg gtgtgtttggttcTGATGGAGATGCAATAAAGTCAGTATCAGTGACTGAGGGAGATTCTGTCACTCTAAACACTGATGTTACTGAAGTACAGAGAGATGATCAGATACTGTGGATGCTTGGATCTAAAGACACCCGTATCGCTGAACTCTATAAGCACAGCGTTGATATGTTTAGCAGTAATGAGATGTTTGGAGACAGACTGGAGATGAACCCTttgactggatctctgaccttCAGAAACATCacaaccacagactctggactttataAACGACGGATCCACAGCAACAGCGGGAAATCAGAGAAGATATTCAACCTTACTGTCTAcg CTCACCTGCCTGTTCCTCGCATCACCAAGTGTTCATCATCTAAAACCTGTTCAGTGTCCAGATGTTCGCTGCTGTGTTCGGTGGTGAACgtgggtcatgtgactctctcctggtacaaaggaaacagtttattgtccagcatcagtgtgtctgatctcagcatcagtctctctctacctctggaggtggaatatcAGGAGAATaacacctacagctgtgtgatcaacaaccccatcagaaaccagactcaACATGTGGACATCAGTGAAGTCTGTGCAG TTCCAGATTTATCTGGAAAGCTCTTTGCGACGTTGATACCTGCAGTAGTTCTGGCTATGCTTGCCGTTGTGACGTACTGTCTTTACAGGAAATACAGAAGATCGAGGCCAAAAG TCAATTATTTTGAACCATCTGCTCATGCACCTGAAACAGTTCAGACGGACGTCGGTGAAGTAGCTTACGCCGAAACCACATTTGTCCCGAACGTACAAAACAAG AAAACTAACGGGACGGAAGAGACCATATACTCCACTGTCAATGCACACTGA
- the LOC122327491 gene encoding SLAM family member 5-like, giving the protein MITCMLRLVSVFICVEGVFGSDGDAIKSVSVTEGDSVTLNTDVTEVQRDDQILWMLGSKDTRIAELYKHSVDMFSSNEMFGDRLEMNPLTGSLTFRNIRTTDSGLYKRRIHSNSGKSEKIFNLTVYDHLPVPRITKCSSSKTCSVSRCSLLCSVVNVGHVTLSWYKGNSLFSSISVSDLSSSLSLPLEVEYQDKNTYSCVINNPIRNQTRHLNISQLCPRFPFSSVGTSVIPSLIYAAVGVAAVALLVYYVRSRTDRKEKKPPSQPQQLF; this is encoded by the exons atgatcacatgCATGTTGCGTTTAGTCTCGGTCTTCATCTGTGTTGAAG gtgtgtttggttcTGATGGAGATGCAATAAAGTCAGTATCAGTGACTGAGGGAGATTCTGTCACTCTAAACACTGATGTTACTGAAGTACAGAGAGATGATCAGATACTGTGGATGCTTGGATCTAAAGACACCCGTATCGCTGAACTCTATAAGCACAGCGTTGATATGTTTAGCAGTAATGAGATGTTTGGAGACAGACTGGAGATGAACCCTttgactggatctctgaccttCAGAAACATCagaaccacagactctggactttataAACGACGGATCCACAGCAACAGCGGGAAATCAGAGAAGATATTCAACCTTACTGTCTAcg ATCACCTGCCTGTTCCTCGCATCACCAAGTGTTCATCATCTAAAACCTGTTCAGTGTCCAGATGTTCACTGCTGTGTTCGGTGGTGAACgtgggtcatgtgactctctcctggtacaaaggaaacagtttattttccagcatcagtgtgtctgatctcagcagcagtctctctctacctctggaggtggaatatcaggataaaaacacctacagctgtgtgatcaacaaccccatcagaaaccagaccagACATCTGAACATCAGTCAGCTCTGTCCACGATTTCCTTTCA GCTCTGTTGGCACTTCTGTGATTCCGTCCCTGATTTATGCTGCGGTGGGCGTGGCCGCCGTCGCGCTGCTCGTTTATTACGTCAGATCCAGAACGGACCGGAAAGAGAAAAAGCCACCATCACAACCCCAGCAACTCTTTTAG
- the gls2b gene encoding glutaminase 2b isoform X1, which translates to MKNLKTRNARGGSAHRCLKTESYSVICDGKLLGDVSFDTRFWRLSGAYRIPRAPVDARQNKPTERDPGDRYLRHGITFNSPFSASTSTACLQRYWKMFSLRTRLPNIGIIGSLAKEIAKSSSACDNAATRTFSLSRSSRELIVPASTDQHKSKNRQVTNKGLFSGLEDMLFYTITEGAEKVPVSHFIAAVKSTGLLTSDPRLRDCMEKIRQAVRESAGEVTMDRELFRKCVGGNIVLLSLAFRRKFIIPEFEAFVGVINHIYYTSKVQHDGQVAKYIPHLTKFSPDLWGVSLCTVDGQRHSVGDTKVPFCLQSCVKPLEYAMAVHEHGTERIHHYVGKEPSGFKFNKLSLDEENKPHNPMVNAGAIVISSLIKPGVNKAEKFDYVMDFVKKMTGREYVGFSNATFQSEKETGDRNYAIGYYLKEKKCFPVGADMIDALDFYFQLCAIEVTCESGSVMAATLANGGICPITGERVLSTEAVRNTLSLMHSCGMYDYSGQFAFHVGLPAKSGVSGAVLLVVPNVMGVMCWSPPVDKVGNSVRGIRFCQELVSLFNFHNYDNLKHFLKKQDPRRQSGDDRNKSVVNLMFAAHSGDVSALRRFALSSMDMELKDYDSRTPLHIAAAEGHMDVVLFLTQSCKVNPLVKDRWGNIPRDDAMQFGRKDVAKILEEYEQNYSLQMSQIDTDDRTHQSKLSSLEG; encoded by the exons ATGAAAAACCTCAAAACGCGCAACGCCCGAGGTGGCTCAGCCCATAGGTGTTTGAAAACTGAAAGTTATTCAGTAATCTGTGACGGGAAACTTTTGGGCGATGTCAGCTTTGATACGCGCTTCTGGAGACTCTCTGGCGCGTACCGGATTCCTCGCGCACCTGTCGACGCGCGTCAAAACAAACCGACCGAGCGAGATCCCGGAGACCGTTATTTGCGACACGGAATAACTTTTAATTCTCCCTTCAGCGCGTCAACATCTACAGCCTGTCTTCAGAGATACTGGAAAATGTTCTCTTTAAGGACCCGACTGCCTAATATCGGAATTATTGGCTCGCTGGCGAAGGAAATCGCAAAGAGCAGCTCAGCGTGCGATAACGCGGCGACGAGGACGTTCAGCTTATCTCGCTCGAGTCGAGAACTGATCGTCCCGGCATCCACGGATCAACATAAATCGAAAAA CAGACAAGTGACCAATAAAGGTCTGTTCTCTGGACTAGAAGACATGCTTTTCTACACTATAACTGAAGGAGCGGAGAAGGTTCCTGTGTCTCATTTTATTGCT GCAGTGAAAAGCACCGGCcttctgacctctgaccccagaTTGCGCGACTGCATGGAAAAGATTCGCCAAGCTGTCCGGGAATCAGCCGGCGAAGTCACGATGGACCGTGAGCTCTTCCGAAA GTGTGTGGGCGGCAACATAGTCCTGCTGAGTCTCGCTTTCAGGCGAAAGTTTATCATTCCGGAATTCGAGGCATTCGTGGGCGTCATCAATCATATTTATTACACATCAAAAGTGCAACATGATGGACAG gttGCAAAATACATCCCCCATCTGACCAAGTTCAGTCCTGATCTTTGGGGCGTCTCTCTGTGCACAGTCGATGGGCAACG GCACTCCGTGGGAGACACGAAGGTGCCGTTCTGCTTGCAGTCGTGCGTGAAGCCGCTGGAATACGCCATGGCCGTACACGAGCACGGCACGGAGCGCATTCACCACTACGTAGGGAAGGAGCCCAGCGGATTCAAATTCAACAAACTCTCCCTAGATGAAGAAA ATAAACCTCACAATCCAATGGTCAATGCTGGAGCAATAGTCATCAGTTCACTTATCAAg CCAGGTGTCAACAAGGCCGAGAAGTTCGACTAC GTGATGGACTTTGTGAAGAAAATGACAGGCAGGGAGTATGTGGGCTTCAGCAACGCAAC GTTCCAGTCTGAGAAGGAGACAGGAGACAGAAACTACGCGATAGGATACTACCTAAAAGAGAAGAAA tgttttcctGTAGGAGCGGATATGATAGACGCACTGGACTTTTATTTCCAG TTGTGCGCCATAGAGGTCACGTGCGAGTCTGGCAGTGTAATGGCCGCCACATTGGCTAACGGAGGCATCTGTCCAATCACAGGAGAGAGAGTTCTGAGCACAGAAGCCGTACGAAACACGCTGAGCCTCATGCACTCCTGCGGGATGTACGACTACTCGGGACAGTTCGCTTTCCAT GTTGGATTGCCTGCTAAATCCGGAGTGTCTGGTGCTGTTCTTCTGGTGGTGCCAAACGTGATGGGTGTCATGTGTTGGTCGCCCCCTGTGGACAAAGTTGGGAACAGCGTCCGTGGAATACGCTTCTGTCAG GAACTGGTGTCTTTGTTCAACTTCCACAATTATGACAATCTGAAGCACTTCCTGAAGAAGCAGGACCCTCGCAGGCAGTCAGGTGACGACAGG AATAAGTCAGTGGTGAACCTTATGTTCGCGGCCCACAGTGGAGATGTTTCAGCTCTGAGAAG ATTTGCCCTTTCATCCATGGATATGGAGCTGAAGGACTATGACTCTCGAACACCTCTTCACATAGCAGCTGCAGAGG GTCACATGGATGTGGTACTATTTCTGACGCAGTCCTGCAAAGTCAACCCTTTAGTGAAAGACCG GTGGGGAAATATTCCTCGGGATGATGCCATGCAGTTTGGACGCAAAGACGTGGCGAAGATCTTGGAAGAATATGAGCAGAACTACAGTTTGCAAATGTCTCAGATTGACACAGACGACCGTACTCATCAATCCAAACTTTCTTCTCTGGAGGGATGA
- the gls2b gene encoding glutaminase 2b isoform X2: MKNLKTRNARGGSAHRCLKTESYSVICDGKLLGDVSFDTRFWRLSGAYRIPRAPVDARQNKPTERDPGDRYLRHGITFNSPFSASTSTACLQRYWKMFSLRTRLPNIGIIGSLAKEIAKSSSACDNAATRTFSLSRSSRELIVPASTDQHKSKKQVTNKGLFSGLEDMLFYTITEGAEKVPVSHFIAAVKSTGLLTSDPRLRDCMEKIRQAVRESAGEVTMDRELFRKCVGGNIVLLSLAFRRKFIIPEFEAFVGVINHIYYTSKVQHDGQVAKYIPHLTKFSPDLWGVSLCTVDGQRHSVGDTKVPFCLQSCVKPLEYAMAVHEHGTERIHHYVGKEPSGFKFNKLSLDEENKPHNPMVNAGAIVISSLIKPGVNKAEKFDYVMDFVKKMTGREYVGFSNATFQSEKETGDRNYAIGYYLKEKKCFPVGADMIDALDFYFQLCAIEVTCESGSVMAATLANGGICPITGERVLSTEAVRNTLSLMHSCGMYDYSGQFAFHVGLPAKSGVSGAVLLVVPNVMGVMCWSPPVDKVGNSVRGIRFCQELVSLFNFHNYDNLKHFLKKQDPRRQSGDDRNKSVVNLMFAAHSGDVSALRRFALSSMDMELKDYDSRTPLHIAAAEGHMDVVLFLTQSCKVNPLVKDRWGNIPRDDAMQFGRKDVAKILEEYEQNYSLQMSQIDTDDRTHQSKLSSLEG, from the exons ATGAAAAACCTCAAAACGCGCAACGCCCGAGGTGGCTCAGCCCATAGGTGTTTGAAAACTGAAAGTTATTCAGTAATCTGTGACGGGAAACTTTTGGGCGATGTCAGCTTTGATACGCGCTTCTGGAGACTCTCTGGCGCGTACCGGATTCCTCGCGCACCTGTCGACGCGCGTCAAAACAAACCGACCGAGCGAGATCCCGGAGACCGTTATTTGCGACACGGAATAACTTTTAATTCTCCCTTCAGCGCGTCAACATCTACAGCCTGTCTTCAGAGATACTGGAAAATGTTCTCTTTAAGGACCCGACTGCCTAATATCGGAATTATTGGCTCGCTGGCGAAGGAAATCGCAAAGAGCAGCTCAGCGTGCGATAACGCGGCGACGAGGACGTTCAGCTTATCTCGCTCGAGTCGAGAACTGATCGTCCCGGCATCCACGGATCAACATAAATCGAAAAA ACAAGTGACCAATAAAGGTCTGTTCTCTGGACTAGAAGACATGCTTTTCTACACTATAACTGAAGGAGCGGAGAAGGTTCCTGTGTCTCATTTTATTGCT GCAGTGAAAAGCACCGGCcttctgacctctgaccccagaTTGCGCGACTGCATGGAAAAGATTCGCCAAGCTGTCCGGGAATCAGCCGGCGAAGTCACGATGGACCGTGAGCTCTTCCGAAA GTGTGTGGGCGGCAACATAGTCCTGCTGAGTCTCGCTTTCAGGCGAAAGTTTATCATTCCGGAATTCGAGGCATTCGTGGGCGTCATCAATCATATTTATTACACATCAAAAGTGCAACATGATGGACAG gttGCAAAATACATCCCCCATCTGACCAAGTTCAGTCCTGATCTTTGGGGCGTCTCTCTGTGCACAGTCGATGGGCAACG GCACTCCGTGGGAGACACGAAGGTGCCGTTCTGCTTGCAGTCGTGCGTGAAGCCGCTGGAATACGCCATGGCCGTACACGAGCACGGCACGGAGCGCATTCACCACTACGTAGGGAAGGAGCCCAGCGGATTCAAATTCAACAAACTCTCCCTAGATGAAGAAA ATAAACCTCACAATCCAATGGTCAATGCTGGAGCAATAGTCATCAGTTCACTTATCAAg CCAGGTGTCAACAAGGCCGAGAAGTTCGACTAC GTGATGGACTTTGTGAAGAAAATGACAGGCAGGGAGTATGTGGGCTTCAGCAACGCAAC GTTCCAGTCTGAGAAGGAGACAGGAGACAGAAACTACGCGATAGGATACTACCTAAAAGAGAAGAAA tgttttcctGTAGGAGCGGATATGATAGACGCACTGGACTTTTATTTCCAG TTGTGCGCCATAGAGGTCACGTGCGAGTCTGGCAGTGTAATGGCCGCCACATTGGCTAACGGAGGCATCTGTCCAATCACAGGAGAGAGAGTTCTGAGCACAGAAGCCGTACGAAACACGCTGAGCCTCATGCACTCCTGCGGGATGTACGACTACTCGGGACAGTTCGCTTTCCAT GTTGGATTGCCTGCTAAATCCGGAGTGTCTGGTGCTGTTCTTCTGGTGGTGCCAAACGTGATGGGTGTCATGTGTTGGTCGCCCCCTGTGGACAAAGTTGGGAACAGCGTCCGTGGAATACGCTTCTGTCAG GAACTGGTGTCTTTGTTCAACTTCCACAATTATGACAATCTGAAGCACTTCCTGAAGAAGCAGGACCCTCGCAGGCAGTCAGGTGACGACAGG AATAAGTCAGTGGTGAACCTTATGTTCGCGGCCCACAGTGGAGATGTTTCAGCTCTGAGAAG ATTTGCCCTTTCATCCATGGATATGGAGCTGAAGGACTATGACTCTCGAACACCTCTTCACATAGCAGCTGCAGAGG GTCACATGGATGTGGTACTATTTCTGACGCAGTCCTGCAAAGTCAACCCTTTAGTGAAAGACCG GTGGGGAAATATTCCTCGGGATGATGCCATGCAGTTTGGACGCAAAGACGTGGCGAAGATCTTGGAAGAATATGAGCAGAACTACAGTTTGCAAATGTCTCAGATTGACACAGACGACCGTACTCATCAATCCAAACTTTCTTCTCTGGAGGGATGA
- the gls2b gene encoding glutaminase 2b isoform X3 → MDKPHNPMVNAGAIVISSLIKPGVNKAEKFDYVMDFVKKMTGREYVGFSNATFQSEKETGDRNYAIGYYLKEKKCFPVGADMIDALDFYFQLCAIEVTCESGSVMAATLANGGICPITGERVLSTEAVRNTLSLMHSCGMYDYSGQFAFHVGLPAKSGVSGAVLLVVPNVMGVMCWSPPVDKVGNSVRGIRFCQELVSLFNFHNYDNLKHFLKKQDPRRQSGDDRNKSVVNLMFAAHSGDVSALRRFALSSMDMELKDYDSRTPLHIAAAEGHMDVVLFLTQSCKVNPLVKDRWGNIPRDDAMQFGRKDVAKILEEYEQNYSLQMSQIDTDDRTHQSKLSSLEG, encoded by the exons ATGG ATAAACCTCACAATCCAATGGTCAATGCTGGAGCAATAGTCATCAGTTCACTTATCAAg CCAGGTGTCAACAAGGCCGAGAAGTTCGACTAC GTGATGGACTTTGTGAAGAAAATGACAGGCAGGGAGTATGTGGGCTTCAGCAACGCAAC GTTCCAGTCTGAGAAGGAGACAGGAGACAGAAACTACGCGATAGGATACTACCTAAAAGAGAAGAAA tgttttcctGTAGGAGCGGATATGATAGACGCACTGGACTTTTATTTCCAG TTGTGCGCCATAGAGGTCACGTGCGAGTCTGGCAGTGTAATGGCCGCCACATTGGCTAACGGAGGCATCTGTCCAATCACAGGAGAGAGAGTTCTGAGCACAGAAGCCGTACGAAACACGCTGAGCCTCATGCACTCCTGCGGGATGTACGACTACTCGGGACAGTTCGCTTTCCAT GTTGGATTGCCTGCTAAATCCGGAGTGTCTGGTGCTGTTCTTCTGGTGGTGCCAAACGTGATGGGTGTCATGTGTTGGTCGCCCCCTGTGGACAAAGTTGGGAACAGCGTCCGTGGAATACGCTTCTGTCAG GAACTGGTGTCTTTGTTCAACTTCCACAATTATGACAATCTGAAGCACTTCCTGAAGAAGCAGGACCCTCGCAGGCAGTCAGGTGACGACAGG AATAAGTCAGTGGTGAACCTTATGTTCGCGGCCCACAGTGGAGATGTTTCAGCTCTGAGAAG ATTTGCCCTTTCATCCATGGATATGGAGCTGAAGGACTATGACTCTCGAACACCTCTTCACATAGCAGCTGCAGAGG GTCACATGGATGTGGTACTATTTCTGACGCAGTCCTGCAAAGTCAACCCTTTAGTGAAAGACCG GTGGGGAAATATTCCTCGGGATGATGCCATGCAGTTTGGACGCAAAGACGTGGCGAAGATCTTGGAAGAATATGAGCAGAACTACAGTTTGCAAATGTCTCAGATTGACACAGACGACCGTACTCATCAATCCAAACTTTCTTCTCTGGAGGGATGA
- the rdh5 gene encoding retinol dehydrogenase 5, with protein MYEYLSNSCTCTNVLGAFVLLWILVWFYRDNLEITKVSEKHVFVTGCDSGFGHLLCKRLDKRGFRLLAGCLTEKGADDLKRATGPFLKTCILDVTSTASIQKALEWTKKEVGDKGLWGLVNNAGRSLPMGPSEWMKIEDFESTLKVNMTGVIEMTMNFFPLVKKARGRVVNVASVLGRVAANGGGYCISKFAVESFSDCLRRDIQNFGVNVCIIEPGFFKTQVTSLDPIERELHRLWNQLTPEVKESYGDKYLEKYINIQRLIMNTICDSDLSKVTNCMEHALLAVHPRTRYSAGWDAKLLWIPLSYMPACVIDIALKLVLPKPAKSV; from the exons ATGTACGAGTACTTGAG TAACAGTTGTACGTGCACAAACGTCTTGGGTGCGTTTGTGCTGCTGTGGATTTTGGTGTGGTTCTACCGGGACAACCTGGAGATCACCAAGGTCTCAGAGAAGCATGTTTTTGTGACCGGTTGCGACTCTGGGTTCGGCCACCTACTATGCAAACGTCTGGACAAACGGGGTTTCCGCCTCCTAGCCGGGTGTCTTACAGAAAAGGGCGCAGATGATTTGAAGAGGGCCACAGGACCTTTCCTGAAGACCTGCATCTTAGACGTGACTAGCACAGCCAGCATTCAGAAGGCTTTGGAATGGACCAAAAAAGAAGTTGGAGATAAAG GGCTTTGGGGTCTCGTGAACAACGCCGGCCGCTCGCTTCCCATGGGTCCGTCGGAGTGGATGAAAATCGAAGACTTCGAAAGCACGCTCAAGGTCAACATGACTGGTGTGATCGAGATGACCATGAACTTCTTTCCTCTTGTCAAAAAAGCCCGTGGACGAGTGGTGAACGTTGCATCCGTCTTGGGAAGAGTGGCAGCTAACGGCGGAGGGTACTGCATCTCAAAATTCGCAGTGGAGAGTTTCTCTGATTGTCTCAG GAGGGATATCCAGAATTTTGGGGTCAATGTGTGCATCATCGAACCCGGTTTCTTCAAGACGCAGGTGACCAGCTTGGACCCCATAGAGAGGGAACTTCATCGCCTCTGGAACCAACTGACCCCTGAAGTGAAGGAGAGTTATGGAGACAAATACTTggaaaaat acATCAATATCCAGAGGCTGATCATGAACACCATATGCGACTCCGACCTCAGTAAAGTGACCAACTGCATGGAGCACGCTCTGCTGGCCGTCCACCCAAGAACACGCTACAGCGCAGGCTGGGACGCCAAGCTCTTGTGGATTCCCTTGTCTTACATGCCTGCTTGTGTTATAGATATTGCGCTGAAGCTGGTGTTGCCAAAGCCTGCAAAAAGTGTCTAG